In a genomic window of Gossypium arboreum isolate Shixiya-1 chromosome 7, ASM2569848v2, whole genome shotgun sequence:
- the LOC108450440 gene encoding ATP-dependent helicase BRM-like produces MQSGGGGGAGPCRNLGVGPVGQAASTSSAASPSSSSSAVSTPHWGYDSVQQQQQQAQQQIAFRQSQQLLRKPEVNEAILAYQASGLQGMLGGSNFPSSPGSMQPPQQSRKFFDLAQQHASAQDSQNRSQGVERQTLTPFQQAYYQYAYQTAQQQKTLLAQQQAKMAILGSASVKDQDMRIGNFKMLELTSMQAANQAQASSSKNLSEQLGRVEKQIEHGPQSATDHRNEPKPPTQGTVTGQLMHGNVLRAMQAQQAQQTVQNTGHDQLAMAAQLQSWALERNIDLSQPANANLMAQLIPLMQSRMAAHQKTNESNMGSQSSPVLVSKRQATSPSVPSDSSPRGRSSSDISSQSGSTKTKPTALPSTTSSTGVVNNADNIAMQQLAIDGQDKQVPPREPLVLGNEMPSVQSSQSSPNISLSGNPSLLTKNSLGGTETAEMQYRKQLNENFPQSSAPNNDGGSVKNLPAQGKAAMQMPQKRFGFTKQQLHVLKAQILAFRRLKKGEGTLPHELLRAIVPPPVELQQPQLPPLGGNNQDRNGGKIVEDPQKYSDSKEKVSQAGPSTNGQNIVKEEAYRGDDKATSSTAHMQGVSSLAKEFSSTLPAGKEEQQGSVISAMSDQEVEHSLQKTPARSDFSLDRRKAVAPQLAASDGGQVKKPVQANSAPQPKDPGSARKYHGPLFDFPFFTRKHDSYGSVMPNGNNNLTLAYDVKELLFQEGVEVFSKKRSENLRKIGGLLAVNLERKRIRPDLVLRLQIEEKKLRLIDVQARLRDEVDQQQQEIMAMPDRPYRKFVRLCERQRMELARQIQATQKALREKQLKSIFQWRKKLLEAHWAIRDARTAHNRGVAKYHERMLREFSKRKDDDRNKRMEALKNNDVERYREMLIEQQTNIPGDSAERYEVLSSFLTQTEEYLHKLGSKITAAKSQQEVEEAANAAAVAARLQGLSEEEVRIAAACAGEEVMIRNRFMEMNAPRDGLSVSKYYNLAHAINERVIRQPSMLRAGTLRDYQLVGLQWMLSLYNNKLNGILADEMGLGKTVQVMALIAYLMEFKGNYGPHLIIVPNAVLVNWKSELHNWLPSVSCIYYVGAKEQRSKLFSQEVLAMKFNVLVTTYEFIMYDWSKLSKIDWKYIIIDEAQRMKDRESVLARDLDRFRCQRRLLLTGTPLQNDLKELWSLLNLLLPEVFDNRKAFHDWFSQPFQKEGPIQNAEDDWLETEKKVIIIHRLHQILEPFMLRRRIEDVEGSLPPKVSVVLRCRMSAIQSAIYDWIKSTGTLRVDPEDEKRRVQKNPIYQAKVYKTLNNRCMELRKTCNHPLLNYPYFNDLSKDFLVRSCGKLWILDRILIKLQRTGHRVLLFSTMTKLLDILEEYLQWRRLVYRRIDGTTSLEDRESAIVDFNSPDSECFIFLLSIRAAGRGLNLQTADTVVIYDPDPNPKNEEQAVARAHRIGQTREVKVIYMEAVVDKISSQQQEDEIRSGGTVDFEDDFAGKDRYMGSIESLIRNNIQQYKIDMADEVINAGRFDQRTTHEERRMTLETLLHDEERYQETVHDVPSLHQVNRMIARSKEEVELFDQMDEELDWTAEMTCHEQVPKWLRASTSEVNATVATLSKKPSKNILFSASVGAESHEMETERKRGRPKGKKHPNYKEIDNENGEYSEASSDERNGYSGNEEEREIGEVEDDEFSGAVGDPPITKYQSEDGPLGDDGYEYAQTSEHIRNDQMLDKAGSSGSSLDSRKPQQIGSPISPQKFGSLSALDARPGCVVRRLPDELEEGEIAASGDSHVDHQQSESWIHDRDEGEFEQVVQPKIKRKRSIRVRPRHTVERAEEKSVTEVPHLECGDSFLLPFQLDQKYQSQLRIDTETKATCKRNAIKHDPNDSSSKCRRNLPSRKIANTSKLHASLKSGKMHSESAPVDAGKSSRESWDNKLVNTSVSSNSGAKMSDLIQRKCKNVISKLQRRIDKEGEQIVPLLTDLWKRIEKSGYMGGSGSNNLDLQKIDQRVDRLEYSAVMELVADVQLVLKSAMQFYGFSLEVRSEARKVHDLFFDLLKIAFPDTDFREARNALSFSSLVTTSTMGSSARQAAVGKRQKLINEVESDSGLTQKSLQRRSSHAGEDTRVRVHMPQKESRVGCVSGITKELYQQDDSILTHPGELVICKKKRKDREKSMVKPRTGLAGPVSPPSIARSIKSPTTGSFSKDAARLTQQTAHQQSWHQPAHLPNGASVSWANPVKKLRTDAGKRRPSHL; encoded by the exons ATGCAATCTGGTGGTGGTGGCGGAGCTGGGCCCTGCCGGAACCTGGGAGTGGGCCCGGTCGGACAGGCTGCATCCACATCGTCGGCAGCTTCGCCCTCTTCGTCGTCATCGGCCGTTTCGACCCCTCACTGGGGATATGATTCGGTGCAACAGCAGCAGCAGCAGGCGCAGCAGCAAATAGCTTTTAGGCAG TCACAACAGCTACTTAGAAAACCTGAAGTAAATGAAGCCATCCTAGCATATCAGGCCAGTGGTCTTCAAGGTATGTTGGGAGGAAGCAATTTCCCTTCATCTCCGGGCTCTATGCAACCGCCTCAACAGTCCAGGAAGTTTTTTGATCTGGCTCAACAGCATGCTTCTGCCCAGGACAGTCAGAATAGGAGTCAAGGTGTTGAGAGACAAACACTGACTCCCTTTCAGCAAGCTTATTATCAGTATGCTTACCAGACTGCTCAGCAACAGAAGACACTTTTGGCGCAGCAGCAAGCTAAGATGGCTATTTTGGGCTCTGCATCTGTTAAGGATCAGGACATGCGAATTGGAAACTTTAAAATGCTGGAACTTACTTCTATGCAGGCAGCTAATCAGGCTCAGGCATCATCCTCTAAGAACCTATCTGAGCAGCTTGGTCGTGTTGAAAAGCAGATTGAGCATGGACCACAGTCAGCTACTGACCACAGAAATGAGCCCAAGCCACCGACCCAAGGAACAGTTACTGGACAATTAATGCATGGGAATGTTCTAAGGGCCATGCAGGCACAACAAGCTCAGCAAACTGTTCAAAACACGGGACACGATCAACTTGCTATGGCTGCACAGTTGCAGTCATGGGCACTTGAGCGTAATATTGATCTGTCTCAACCTGCAAATGCTAATTTGATGGCACAACTCATTCCACTCATGCAATCTAGGATGGCTGCCCACCAAAAAACAAATGAAAGCAATATGGGTTCTCAGTCATCACCTGTGCTTGTGTCAAAGCGACAGGCCACTTCTCCATCAGTTCCAAGTGACAGTTCTCCCCGTGGCCGTTCATCAAGTGATATATCTAGCCAGTCTGGCTCTACAAAAACCAAGCCAACAGCTCTACCTAGCACAACTTCCAGCACTGGGGTGGTTAACAATGCTGACAACATTGCAATGCAGCAGTTAGCTATTGACGGCCAAGATAAACAGGTCCCTCCCAGAGAGCCACTTGTTCTTGGAAATGAGATGCCTTCTGTGCAATCTTCGCAATCATCTCCAAATATTAGCCTGAGTGGCAATCCATCTTTGCTCACAAAGAATTCATTAGGTGGCACAGAAACAGCAGAAATGCAGTATCGTAAACAGTTAAATGAAAATTTCCCACAGTCTTCTGCTCCTAATAATGATGGAGGGTCTGTTAAAAACTTACCAGCACAAGGCAAAGCAGCTATGCAGATGCCACAGAAACGTTTTGGTTTTACTAAACAACAACTCCATGTTCTCAAAGCACAAATACTAGCATTTAGGCGCCTGAAG AAAGGAGAAGGTACACTTCCACATGAGCTTCTTCGAGCCATTGTTCCCCCACCAGTTGAGCTGCAGCAGCCACAACTTCCTCCTCTAGGTGGAAATAACCAGGACAGAAATGGTGGAAAGATTGTAGAAGATCCTCAGAAATATTCAGATTCAAAGGAGAAGGTTTCACAGGCTGGGCCGTCTACCAATGGACAGAATATTGTTAAAGAGGAAGCATATCGAGGAGATGATAAAGCAACTTCATCAACAGCTCATATGCAAGGGGTGTCATCTTTGGCCAAGGAATTTTCATCTACTTTACCTGCTGGAAAAGAAGAGCAGCAAGGTTCTGTCATTTCTGCCATGTCCGACCAAGAAGTAGAACACAGTCTTCAAAAAACTCCAGCTAGAAGTGATTTTAGTTTGGATAGGAGAAAGGCTGTTGCACCTCAACTTGCTGCATCTGATGGAGGGCAAGTTAAAAAACCGGTGCAGGCAAACTCTGCCCCCCAGCCAAAAGATCCTGGCTCCGCTAGAAAGTATCATGGACCACTATTTGATTTTCCTTTCTTCACTAGGAAACATGACTCGTATGGTTCAGTGATGCCTAACGGCAATAATAATCTAACTCTGGCTTATGATGTCAAAGAGCTTCTCTTTCAGGAAGGTGTGGAAGTCTTTAGCAAGAAACGATCAGAAAATTTGAGGAAGATTGGTGGTTTACTAGCAGTAAATTTGGAGAGGAAAAGGATCAGGCCAGATCTTGTTCTGCGATTGcaaattgaagaaaaaaagcTTCGACTTATAGATGTGCAGGCACGTTTGAGGGATGAAGTTGACCAGCAGCAACAAGAGATAATGGCTATGCCTGACAGACCGTACAGAAAATTTGTCCGCCTGTGTGAGCGTCAGCGTATGGAGCTGGCAAGACAAATACAAGCCACTCAGAAGGCCCTGAGAGAGAAGCAATTGAAATCCATTTTTCAGTGGCGCAAGAAGCTCCTGGAAGCTCACTGGGCCATCCGTGATGCACGAACTGCTCACAATAGGGGAGTTGCCAAGTACCATGAGAGAATGTTACGGGAGTTTTCAAAGAGGAAAGATGATGATAGGAACAAAAGGATGGAGGCCCTGAAGAATAATGATGTTGAAAGGTACAGAGAGATGTTGATTGAGCAGCAGACAAATATCCCTGGTGATTCTGCAGAGAGATATGAAGTTCTTTCATCATTCTTGACACAGACTGAAGAGTATCTTCATAAACTGGGAAGTAAGATAACAGCTGCCAAGAGTCAGCAGGAAGTGGAGGAGGCAGCAAATGCTGCTGCTGTTGCTGCACGGTTGCAG GGTTTATCAGAAGAAGAAGTTAGGATTGCAGCAGCTTGTGCTGGAGAGGAAGTAATGATAAGAAATCGTTTTATGGAAATGAATGCACCCAGGGATGGTTTGTCCGTGAGCAA GTACTATAATCTTGCTCATGCTATTAATGAAAGAGTCATAAGGCAACCGTCGATGCTACGAGCTGGAACGTTACGAGACTATCAGCTT GTTGGTTTGCAGTGGATGCTTTCTTTGTATAACAATAAATTAAATGGTATATTGGCTGATGAGATGGGCCTTGGGAAGACTGTTCAG GTTATGGCTTTGATTGCTTATTTGATGGAATTTAAAGGAAACTACGGTCCACATCTTATAATTGTTCCTAATGCAGTTCTGGTAAATTGGAAG AGTGAGCTCCATAATTGGCTGCCATCTGTGTCATGCATCTACTATGTTGGAGCAAAAGAACAACgttcaaaattattttctcaa GAGGTTTTGGCTATGAAATTTAATGTCCTTGTGACAACTTATGAATTCATCATGTACGATTGGTCTAAACTTTCTAAAATTGATTGGAAGTACATTATAATTGACGAGGCCCAGCGAATGAAAGACAGAGAATCTGTTTTAGCTCGTGATCTTGATAGGTTCCGTTGCCAAAGGCGTTTGCTTCTTACTGGGACACCATTACAG AATGACTTGAAAGAACTCTGGTCCCTGTTAAATCTTCTCCTTCCTGAAGTGTTTGATAATCGCAAGGCATTTCATGATTGGTTTTCACAACCATTTCAAAAGGAAGGCCCTATCCAGAATGCAGAGGATGATTGGCTTGAGACGGAGAAGAAGGTTATCATCATCCACCGACTTCATCAAATTCTTGAGCCTTTTATGCTTAGACGTCGCATTGAAGATGTGGAAGGTTCACTTCCTCCGAAG GTTTCGGTAGTTTTAAGATGCAGAATGTCGGCTATTCAGAGTGCCATTTATGATTGGATAAAATCAACTGGGACTCTTCGAGTTGATCCTGAAGATGAGAAGCGCAGGGTTCAAAAGAACCCAATATACCAAGCTAAGGTGTATAAAACTTTAAATAACCGGTGTATGGAGCTTAGGAAGACTTGCAATCATCCTTTGCTTAATTACCCGTATTTCAATGACTTATCTAAAGATTTCCTTGTAAGATCTTGTGGGAAATTGTGGATCCTAGACAGGATCCTAATAAAACTGCAGAGAACTGGGCATCGTGTATTACTCTTTAGTACCATGACGAAGCTTTTGGATATCTTGGAGGAATACTTGCAGTGGAGGAGGCTTGTTTACAGACGTATTGATGGAACAACTAGCTTGGAAGATCGTGAATCAGCTATTGTTGACTTCAATAGTCCTGATTCTGAATGCTTCATATTCTTACTAAGTATACGTGCAGCTGGACGTGGTTTAAATCTTCAAACTGCTGACACTGTTGTTATATATGATCCTGATCCTAATCCTAAAAATGAGGAACAGGCGGTTGCTAGAGCTCACCGAATTGGACAAACAAGGGAGGTCAAAGTCATTTACATGGAAGCAGTTGTTGACAAAATCTCTAGTCAGCAGCAGGAGGATGAAATAAGGAGTGGGGGTACAGTTGATTTTGAGGATGATTTTGCAGGTAAGGATAGATATATGGGGTCAATTGAGAGCCTCATAAGGAATAACATTCAACAATATAAAATCGACATGGCTGATGAAGTAATCAATGCTGGACGTTTTGACCAGAGAACAACACATGAAGAGAGACGCATGACTTTAGAAACTTTATTACATGATGAGGAGAGGTATCAGGAAACTGTCCATGATGTTCCCTCGTTGCACCAGGTAAACCGCATGATAGCAAGAAGCAAGGAAGAAGTGGAGTTGTTTGATCAAATGGATGAAGAACTGGATTGGACTGCGGAGATGACTTGCCATGAACAGGTACCTAAGTGGCTTCGAGCCAGTACAAGTGAAGTGAATGCTACTGTGGCTACTTTATCAAAAAAGCCATCaaagaatattttattttctgCCAGTGTTGGTGCTGAATCCCATGAAATGGAGACAGAGAGAAAAAGGGGTCGACCCAAGGGGAAAAAGCATCCTAACTATAAGGAAATAGATAATGAGAATGGGGAATACTCTGAAGCAAGTTCTGATGAGAGAAATGGTTATTCTGGGAATGAGGAAGAGAGGGAAATTGGAGAAGTTGAAGATGATGAATTTAGTGGTGCTGTTGGGGACCCACCTATTACTAAGTACCAGTCAGAAGATGGCCCTCTTGGCGATGATGGGTATGAATATGCCCAGACTTCAGAACACATTAGAAATGATCAGATGCTTGACAAAGCTGGTTCTTCTGGATCATCATTGGACAGTCGAAAACCACAGCAGATAGGGTCTCCCATTTCTCCTCAGAAATTTGGCTCTCTTTCCGCATTAGATGCTAGGCCTGGTTGTGTTGTAAGAAGGCTG CCTGATGAACTAGAGGAAGGTGAAATTGCAGCATCAGGAGATTCTCACGTGGACCACCAGCAGTCTGAAAGTTGGATTCATGATCGTGATGAAGGTGAATTTGAACAAGTTGTCCAACCCAAGATAAAAAGAAAGCGTAGTATTCGGGTTCGACCTCGTCATACTGTAGAAAGGGCAGAGGAAAAATCTGTCACCGAAGTGCCTCATCTCGAATGTGGAGATTCATTTTTGTTGCCTTTCCAGCTAGACCAAAAATACCAATCACAACTGAGGATTGACACTGAAACAAAAGCAACTTGCAAGCGTAATGCGATCAAGCATGATCCAAATGATTCATCTTCAAAATGTAGGAGGAACTTACCTTCAAGAAAAATAGCTAATACATCAAAGTTGCATGCATCTCTGAAGTCTGGTAAAATGCATTCTGAGTCTGCTCCTGTAGATGCTGGTAAATCCTCCAGAGAGAGTTGGGACAATAAACTGGTTAATACAAGTGTGTCTTCGAATTCTGGTGCTAAGATGTCTGATCTCATCCAAAGAAAG TGTAAAAATGTGATTAGCAAGCTTCAGAGGAGAATAGATAAGGAGGGTGAACAAATTGTACCTTTGTTAACAGATTTGTGGAAGAGGATTGAGAAATCTGGTTATATGGGTGGAAGTGGAAGTAATAATTTGGATTTGCAGAAGATTGATCAGCGTGTTGACAGATTAGAGTACAGTGCAGTTATGGAGCTTGTTGCAGATGTGCAGTTAGTGTTAAAAAGTGCAATGCAATTTTATGGGTTTTCTCTCGAG GTCAGGTCTGAAGCAAGGAAAGTACATGATCTGTTTTTTGATTTGTTGAAGATTGCATTTCCGGATACTGATTTCCGAGAAGCTAGAAATGCTCTCTCCTTCTCTAGTCTGGTAACTACCTCCACCATGGGCTCATCTGCCAGACAGGCTGCTGTTGGCAAGAGGCAGAAGCTGATAAATGAGGTGGAATCTGATTCAGGACTCACTCAAAAGTCATTGCAACGCCGGTCCAGTCATGCTGGTGAGGACACAAGGGTTAGAGTGCACATGCCCCAAAAGGAATCAAGGGTTGGGTGTGTAAGTGGCATTACCAAGGAACTATACCAGCAAGACGATTCTATTCTGACACATCCTGGAGAGCTAGTTATTTGCAAGAAGAAGAGGAAAGACAGGGAAAAGTCTATGGTGAAGCCCAGGACTGGATTGGCTGGCCCTGTTTCACCCCCAAGTATAGCACGCAGCATCAAGAGTCCAACAACAGGATCATTTTCTAAGGATGCTGCTAGATTGACCCAGCAGACTGCCCATCAGCAAAGTTGGCACCAGCCTGCTCATCTGCCGAACGGTGCGAGTGTTAGTTGGGCCAATCCTGTGAAAAAGTTGAGAACAGATGCAGGTAAAAGGAGACCGAGCCATTTATGA